One Paenibacillus sp. FSL W8-0186 genomic window carries:
- a CDS encoding ABC transporter permease, whose translation MTFRHFAFSHVLRNKRTYAAYYLSSSFSVMVFFLCALFLFHPGIQENMIYDQAVQALQVAEGTVYFFSFFFVIYSVASFLQSRKREFGILRLHGMTVKQLNRMLFLENVAIGGASIVTGIAAGLVSAKLFLMAGANMLGIERLSFHISWAALLLTLMSFAALFLLISLYTPALIGKSKLMTLFQSNQRVVEPPRKSPVLSGVGAGLVILSYYLAATSTAANVVMRMIPVTLMTVVGTYLVYAHFGAYFLALVRRRPRLFWRKTNIVTVPALAQRMSRNAQMLFLVTIISTITFCAIGVFASIHRLSDEFRQDYLAGIGYVSKAANLLERDHLLEIESELTARGITYERVSLSIRIVDVVQASRSAPAAMRMALVSYSDYARLIAAAGIPFEEVPLSGQDALIMLGSQRERPLLKERPLASYTIPGTGLKIVERGITNHVPIPEYLMLELGGRMEGKFSGLVVSDEWMDRLPASAQEDRYFGFYFQDPTQGEEIGNALTRRGKMAYEEEQPYAMTVSGTLFAVQKSIYSTMLFIALLVGTVFFIASGSFLYFRLYADLDYDRRQYTTMVKIGVTKKEIDTMITRQIGLLFFVPIVLAIIHSFFAFVALQSYLNFSIAMEAGFILMSFFVIQIMYFFFIRRRYLRNLRKALG comes from the coding sequence ATGACCTTTCGACATTTCGCCTTTAGCCATGTGCTCCGCAACAAGCGGACCTATGCCGCCTATTATTTAAGCAGCTCGTTTTCGGTCATGGTTTTTTTTCTGTGCGCTCTGTTTCTGTTCCATCCCGGCATTCAAGAGAACATGATTTATGACCAGGCAGTACAGGCTTTACAGGTAGCGGAGGGAACTGTATACTTTTTTTCGTTTTTTTTCGTTATTTATTCAGTAGCTTCTTTTTTGCAGTCGCGCAAAAGAGAGTTTGGGATATTAAGGCTGCACGGGATGACCGTAAAGCAGCTTAACCGCATGTTGTTCCTGGAAAATGTGGCAATCGGCGGCGCATCCATTGTAACCGGGATTGCTGCAGGCCTTGTGTCGGCGAAGCTGTTCCTGATGGCCGGGGCCAATATGCTTGGCATTGAACGGCTCAGCTTTCACATTTCCTGGGCGGCCCTGCTGCTGACGTTGATGTCGTTTGCAGCACTGTTTTTGCTCATCTCCCTGTACACGCCCGCCCTAATTGGCAAAAGCAAGCTTATGACGCTGTTTCAGTCGAATCAGCGGGTAGTCGAGCCGCCGAGAAAGTCGCCGGTACTATCCGGTGTAGGCGCAGGTCTCGTAATATTGAGCTATTATTTGGCGGCAACCTCAACCGCGGCAAACGTTGTCATGCGTATGATACCGGTAACCTTGATGACAGTGGTCGGCACTTACCTGGTGTATGCCCATTTCGGCGCGTATTTCCTGGCATTGGTGAGGAGGCGGCCCCGGCTGTTCTGGCGGAAGACGAATATCGTAACGGTTCCCGCGCTGGCGCAGCGGATGAGCAGGAATGCGCAAATGCTGTTCCTCGTGACGATCATTTCAACGATCACGTTCTGCGCCATCGGGGTATTCGCCTCCATTCACCGGTTGTCCGACGAATTCCGGCAGGATTACCTTGCGGGGATCGGCTATGTATCCAAAGCGGCCAATTTGCTTGAGCGCGATCATTTGCTTGAGATAGAAAGCGAGTTGACGGCGCGCGGAATAACCTACGAGCGCGTCAGCCTGTCGATCAGAATTGTCGACGTTGTTCAAGCGTCCAGATCAGCACCGGCGGCTATGCGTATGGCGCTTGTATCGTACTCGGATTATGCCCGTTTGATCGCTGCGGCGGGAATCCCATTTGAGGAAGTGCCATTGTCAGGCCAGGATGCGCTCATTATGCTGGGATCGCAGCGCGAGAGACCGCTGCTGAAGGAGCGGCCGCTTGCCTCGTACACGATACCTGGCACGGGGCTGAAGATCGTGGAAAGAGGAATTACGAATCATGTGCCAATCCCTGAATATTTAATGCTGGAGCTAGGCGGCAGGATGGAAGGGAAGTTCAGCGGCCTCGTCGTCAGCGATGAGTGGATGGACCGTCTTCCTGCATCCGCGCAGGAAGATCGTTATTTCGGTTTTTACTTCCAGGATCCAACGCAGGGGGAGGAAATCGGGAATGCCTTGACCCGCCGGGGGAAGATGGCTTATGAAGAGGAGCAGCCGTATGCAATGACCGTCAGCGGTACGCTGTTCGCCGTTCAGAAGAGCATTTACAGCACAATGCTGTTTATTGCGCTGCTCGTCGGCACTGTGTTTTTCATTGCGTCGGGTAGTTTTTTATATTTCAGGCTGTATGCAGATTTGGATTATGACCGCCGCCAGTATACTACGATGGTGAAAATCGGGGTAACGAAAAAGGAGATCGACACGATGATCACCCGGCAAATCGGACTGCTCTTCTTCGTGCCCATCGTTCTGGCGATAATCCACAGCTTTTTTGCTTTTGTTGCTCTGCAGAGCTACTTGAATTTCTCCATCGCGATGGAGGCCGGATTTATTTTGATGAGTTTTTTCGTTATCCAAATCATGTACTTCTTCTTCATTAGAAGACGGTATTTGCGCAATTTAAGAAAGGCCCTTGGCTGA
- a CDS encoding ABC transporter ATP-binding protein yields the protein MSVLEVRALSKIYEGKVPTPALKGVTFRMERGEFVGVMGPSGSGKTTLLNVMATIDEPTSGSVLIEGREPHQMSEEDTALFRRRKLGFIFQQFNLLDTLTIEENIVLPLTLDGTPVREMESRAAAIAQRLGIGGLLKKYAFEVSGGEMQKTAIARAMIHRPSLILADEPTGNLDSRSSREVMEAFTALNEEEQATIFMVTHDAVAASYCHRVIFIKDGKFYNEIYRGSSRQVFFQKIIDMLSLLGGDTHDLSTFRL from the coding sequence ATGTCGGTGCTAGAAGTGCGTGCTTTATCAAAAATATACGAAGGCAAAGTTCCCACGCCGGCGCTTAAGGGTGTTACCTTCCGGATGGAGCGCGGGGAGTTCGTCGGCGTGATGGGGCCATCCGGCAGCGGCAAGACGACGCTTCTGAATGTTATGGCCACGATCGACGAACCGACATCAGGAAGCGTGCTGATCGAAGGAAGAGAGCCGCATCAAATGAGCGAGGAAGATACTGCATTGTTCCGCCGCCGTAAGCTGGGCTTCATTTTTCAGCAGTTCAATTTGCTGGACACTTTGACGATCGAAGAGAACATTGTGCTTCCATTGACGCTGGATGGCACGCCAGTACGGGAAATGGAGAGCAGGGCCGCAGCCATCGCGCAAAGACTAGGGATCGGTGGACTGTTAAAGAAATATGCGTTCGAGGTATCCGGCGGAGAGATGCAGAAAACAGCCATCGCCCGGGCGATGATTCACCGCCCTTCCTTGATTCTGGCTGACGAGCCGACAGGGAATCTGGATTCGAGATCCTCCCGCGAAGTGATGGAGGCATTTACCGCCCTGAATGAGGAGGAACAGGCGACGATATTTATGGTTACGCATGATGCCGTAGCTGCGAGCTACTGCCATCGGGTTATTTTCATCAAGGACGGGAAGTTCTATAACGAGATTTACCGGGGCAGCAGCCGGCAGGTTTTTTTTCAGAAAATTATCGATATGCTATCGCTGCTCGGAGGGGATACGCATGACCTTTCGACATTTCGCCTTTAG
- a CDS encoding HAMP domain-containing histidine kinase, whose translation MRLFLREQRPVIVIYFIQLAVVTFVYWLDGYRNAAVSMYAVLLSSCLLVGYLVFRYLTHRSFYRRLQEPAESIGDFTDVKPSSPLSESLHRLLKSQYRHYISELSGQTEKIEGHIRFINQWVHQMKTPISVIHLMVQQESDSRSVAIADELDRLRKGLDMVLYTARLDQFEHDIYVETLGLEKLVRSLITAQKRLFIRGKVFPVIEMEPQLSVVSDEKWLTFVLTQLITNAVRYTLRENGKLYFRAYAKNGRTMLEIEDEGIGIPESDLPRVFDAYFTGENGRRFQESTGMGMYLAKEICRKLGHELDIESEEGRGTLVRMKF comes from the coding sequence ATGAGGCTGTTTTTGCGGGAGCAGCGGCCCGTCATCGTCATTTACTTTATTCAACTAGCGGTCGTTACCTTTGTTTACTGGCTGGACGGCTACCGTAATGCCGCGGTCAGCATGTATGCGGTGCTGCTGAGCAGCTGCCTCCTGGTCGGATATTTAGTATTCCGCTATTTGACGCATCGATCCTTCTACCGCCGCTTGCAGGAACCGGCCGAATCGATCGGGGATTTCACCGATGTGAAGCCGTCATCCCCGTTATCCGAGAGCCTGCATCGCCTGCTGAAATCGCAATATCGGCATTATATCTCCGAGCTGAGCGGGCAGACGGAGAAGATCGAAGGTCATATCCGTTTCATCAACCAGTGGGTGCACCAGATGAAGACGCCGATTTCTGTCATTCATTTGATGGTGCAGCAGGAGAGCGATTCACGTTCGGTGGCGATCGCTGATGAACTGGACAGGCTGAGAAAAGGGCTGGATATGGTCCTTTATACCGCCCGTCTTGATCAATTCGAGCATGATATTTATGTGGAGACTCTTGGATTGGAGAAGTTAGTCCGTTCGTTAATTACGGCACAAAAGCGCTTGTTCATTCGCGGAAAGGTATTTCCGGTCATAGAAATGGAACCGCAGTTGTCCGTCGTGTCCGACGAGAAATGGCTGACCTTTGTATTGACTCAGCTGATCACGAATGCCGTCCGTTATACGCTAAGGGAGAACGGCAAACTGTATTTCCGTGCTTACGCAAAGAACGGGCGAACCATGCTGGAAATCGAGGATGAAGGGATCGGTATTCCAGAGAGTGACCTGCCGCGCGTATTCGACGCTTATTTCACGGGAGAGAATGGCCGCAGGTTTCAGGAATCAACGGGGATGGGGATGTATTTGGCCAAAGAAATCTGCCGGAAACTGGGCCATGAGCTTGACATAGAGTCGGAAGAGGGGCGGGGTACCCTCGTCCGGATGAAATTCTAG
- a CDS encoding response regulator transcription factor gives MFKIFIVEDDQGLVKLLEEYLHKFDYETFAVTDFESINTQFRQYVPHLVLLDVNLPKYDGYYWCRQIRSLSTCPIIFLSARDGKMDQVMGLDNGADDYITKPFDYDIVLAKINSHLRRAYGTYAAQAEGRPLQVQGLRLDRERLCLFLHEMRVELSHTEMKILDELMIKSEQVVSRDRLLEKIWDEQIFVDDNTLNVYVTRVRKKLSALGIEDALQTVRGQGYRLVPSWENTP, from the coding sequence ATGTTCAAAATTTTCATTGTCGAAGATGATCAGGGGCTGGTCAAGCTTCTGGAGGAATATTTGCATAAGTTTGATTATGAGACTTTTGCAGTAACTGATTTCGAGAGCATTAATACGCAGTTTAGGCAGTATGTTCCTCATCTCGTGCTGCTGGACGTCAATTTGCCAAAGTATGACGGATATTATTGGTGCCGTCAAATCCGCAGCCTGTCGACCTGTCCGATCATTTTTCTGTCTGCTCGCGACGGCAAAATGGATCAGGTGATGGGGCTTGATAATGGAGCAGATGATTATATAACAAAACCTTTCGACTATGATATCGTACTTGCCAAAATCAATAGTCATCTTCGCCGAGCCTATGGAACCTATGCGGCGCAAGCGGAAGGCCGCCCGCTTCAGGTTCAGGGGCTCCGCTTGGACCGTGAACGGTTATGTTTGTTCCTTCATGAGATGAGGGTCGAGCTGAGTCATACAGAAATGAAAATATTGGATGAATTGATGATAAAATCCGAACAGGTGGTCAGCAGGGATCGCCTGTTGGAGAAAATATGGGACGAGCAAATTTTCGTCGATGACAACACGCTAAATGTATATGTAACCCGAGTTCGCAAGAAGCTGTCCGCGCTAGGCATCGAAGATGCGCTTCAGACAGTCCGGGGGCAGGGCTACCGGCTCGTTCCCAGCTGGGAGAACACGCCATGA
- a CDS encoding sigma-70 family RNA polymerase sigma factor, with protein MVSQYGPYVFRVAYSVLHDHKEAEDAAQEIFLQVYKSLPGYRFEGFKTWLTRIAVHKSIDLKRKRDRRREEQWDPAEVLHIAPAQEDDVLQQLMDEERKAQLRTRILTLPPGHRDIITAFYIEGKSYDDIAAEQSIAVKSVESRLYRARSWIREHWKEEEWR; from the coding sequence TTGGTCAGCCAATATGGGCCATATGTGTTCCGGGTCGCTTATTCCGTGCTTCATGATCATAAGGAAGCCGAGGACGCAGCACAGGAAATATTTTTACAAGTATACAAATCTCTCCCCGGATACCGATTTGAAGGCTTCAAAACCTGGTTGACACGCATTGCGGTTCATAAATCAATCGATTTAAAGCGGAAACGGGATCGCCGCAGAGAGGAGCAGTGGGATCCTGCGGAAGTGTTACATATCGCACCAGCCCAGGAAGACGACGTGCTGCAGCAACTGATGGATGAGGAACGCAAAGCGCAGCTGCGAACCCGTATTTTGACGCTGCCGCCGGGGCATCGGGATATTATTACGGCGTTTTATATAGAGGGCAAAAGCTATGATGATATCGCAGCGGAGCAGTCTATTGCGGTGAAATCGGTAGAGTCGAGATTATACCGGGCAAGATCATGGATTCGCGAGCATTGGAAGGAGGAGGAGTGGCGATGA
- a CDS encoding RimK family alpha-L-glutamate ligase encodes MKGWIIYKSATNEVRPETFELKRLLEEAERHRMDVRVFSPEQFELIVTRDDRKSVMVDGEVLQLPDFVLPRMGAGTNYFGLALIRHLERLGVKTFNSSQSIETVKDKMYTLQILAEHNLPVPKTMLIRSKVDVDLVDKHLGFPVVVKTIAGSQGCGVFLAETRNKFIDLIEMISAYKEDATMILQEFVETSRGIDLRVITIGGRAVAAMKRYSGSDSFKANFSRGGLVEPYEITPEIEWLALETSRILNLDIAGIDLLFDGDHYKICEANSSPGFEGLESCCNVNIPEEIYNFLRVRIHRYD; translated from the coding sequence ATGAAAGGCTGGATCATTTACAAGAGCGCTACCAACGAAGTAAGACCCGAAACATTCGAATTGAAACGATTGCTGGAAGAGGCGGAAAGACACCGCATGGATGTCCGCGTTTTTTCACCGGAGCAGTTCGAACTGATCGTTACCCGGGATGACCGCAAGAGCGTTATGGTCGACGGCGAAGTACTGCAGCTGCCGGACTTCGTCCTGCCGCGTATGGGGGCCGGGACGAATTATTTTGGTCTGGCATTAATTCGGCATCTGGAGCGGCTGGGCGTTAAGACGTTCAACTCGTCCCAGAGCATTGAGACGGTAAAGGATAAAATGTATACCTTGCAAATTTTGGCGGAGCATAATCTGCCCGTTCCCAAAACGATGCTGATTCGCTCGAAGGTTGATGTAGATCTGGTGGACAAGCATCTGGGTTTTCCCGTCGTGGTGAAGACGATTGCGGGTTCCCAGGGCTGTGGCGTGTTCCTGGCCGAAACTCGCAACAAATTCATTGATTTAATTGAAATGATCAGTGCTTATAAAGAGGATGCCACGATGATCCTGCAGGAGTTCGTCGAAACGAGCCGGGGCATAGACTTGCGGGTTATTACGATCGGCGGACGAGCTGTGGCTGCCATGAAGCGCTATTCTGGAAGCGACAGCTTCAAGGCCAATTTTTCGCGGGGCGGCTTGGTGGAGCCCTATGAAATTACGCCGGAAATCGAATGGCTTGCGCTGGAAACTTCGCGGATTCTAAATTTGGATATCGCAGGGATCGACCTGCTCTTTGATGGCGACCATTATAAAATATGCGAGGCCAACTCTTCGCCCGGCTTCGAGGGTCTCGAATCGTGCTGTAACGTGAATATCCCGGAGGAAATCTATAATTTCCTTAGGGTGCGTATCCATCGGTATGACTGA
- a CDS encoding DnaD domain-containing protein, translating into MALTDGWKVWAKGVAFGMEAGVVHVPSSLLTHYRKLGLSDTEVMLLLQLVTYKQLEHNDFPSMEQLEQRMGKAPGEVSSVIQRLMKDKWISIDMEWDERTGIQFESYNLAGMYERLAQCLAEERAALRQQSHQREPEAAKPEANERNLFVIFEKEFARPLSPMECETISSWVDQDGYPEELILLALKEAVFAGKVHFRYIDRILLEWNRNRVQTVEDAKAYAQKFRSLGR; encoded by the coding sequence ATGGCATTGACCGATGGTTGGAAGGTGTGGGCAAAAGGAGTCGCATTCGGTATGGAAGCAGGTGTTGTGCATGTACCCTCCTCTCTGCTGACACATTACCGAAAACTCGGTTTAAGTGATACGGAAGTCATGCTACTGCTGCAGCTAGTTACATACAAGCAGCTGGAGCATAATGATTTTCCTTCGATGGAGCAGCTGGAGCAGCGGATGGGAAAAGCGCCTGGGGAGGTCTCCTCCGTCATTCAGCGACTGATGAAGGATAAATGGATCTCCATCGATATGGAATGGGACGAACGCACAGGCATCCAGTTTGAGAGCTACAATTTGGCAGGGATGTATGAACGCCTGGCGCAGTGCTTGGCTGAAGAACGGGCCGCACTGCGGCAGCAGAGCCACCAGCGCGAGCCGGAAGCAGCCAAACCGGAGGCGAACGAACGGAACTTATTCGTTATATTCGAAAAAGAGTTCGCAAGACCCCTATCGCCGATGGAATGCGAGACGATTTCAAGCTGGGTGGATCAGGATGGTTACCCGGAGGAGCTTATTTTGCTGGCATTGAAGGAAGCCGTCTTCGCCGGCAAAGTGCACTTTCGCTATATCGACCGGATATTGCTGGAGTGGAATCGTAACCGCGTCCAGACGGTTGAGGATGCCAAGGCATATGCCCAAAAATTCCGCAGCTTGGGGCGATAG
- the asnS gene encoding asparagine--tRNA ligase, whose translation MANKTVIRQVNEHVGETVVIGSWLNNKRSSGKIQFLQLRDGTGYIQAVVVKSEVSEETWDAAKSLTQESSLYVTGVIREEPRSQSGYEMTVTEIKVIHLTENYPITPKEHGVDFLMDHRHLWLRSSKQRAIMVIRAEIIRAIQQFFDQNHFTLVDPPILTPTSAEGTTNLFHTKYFDEDAYLTQSGQLYMEAAAMALGKVYSFGPTFRAEKSKTRRHLIEFWMIEPEMAFTEHEESLVVQEQFITHVVQSVLKNCRTELETIGRDISKLESIQAPFPRITYDEAIEFLHGKGFDLPWGEDFGAPHETAIAEQYDKPVFITHYPAGIKAFYMKPDPNRPEVVLCADMIAPEGYGEIIGGSQRIDDPELMEARFQEHELSPEAYQWYLDLRKYGSVPHSGFGLGLERTVAWICGLDHVRETIPFPRMLYRLYP comes from the coding sequence ATGGCGAACAAAACGGTGATTCGTCAGGTTAACGAGCATGTCGGCGAGACAGTGGTCATCGGCAGCTGGTTAAACAACAAACGCTCAAGCGGTAAAATACAGTTCCTTCAGCTCCGGGACGGCACAGGCTACATTCAGGCCGTCGTCGTCAAAAGCGAAGTATCCGAGGAGACGTGGGATGCGGCAAAAAGCTTGACACAGGAATCCTCGCTGTATGTGACAGGTGTCATCCGTGAGGAGCCGCGCAGCCAATCGGGATATGAAATGACGGTGACGGAAATCAAAGTCATCCATCTGACGGAAAACTATCCGATTACACCGAAGGAGCACGGTGTTGATTTCCTGATGGATCATCGCCATTTATGGCTGCGTTCCTCGAAGCAGCGGGCGATCATGGTTATTCGCGCGGAAATCATCAGAGCGATCCAGCAGTTCTTTGATCAGAACCATTTTACACTCGTCGACCCGCCGATTTTGACGCCAACTTCTGCGGAGGGTACGACCAATCTGTTCCATACGAAATATTTCGACGAGGATGCTTACCTGACGCAGAGCGGGCAGCTTTATATGGAAGCGGCGGCGATGGCGCTTGGAAAAGTATATTCCTTCGGCCCGACGTTCCGGGCGGAGAAATCCAAGACCCGCCGCCACTTGATCGAGTTCTGGATGATTGAGCCGGAGATGGCTTTCACCGAACATGAAGAAAGCCTGGTTGTTCAGGAGCAGTTTATTACGCACGTCGTTCAATCCGTCCTGAAGAACTGCCGGACTGAGCTGGAGACGATTGGCCGCGACATTTCCAAGCTGGAGAGCATTCAAGCTCCATTCCCGCGGATTACTTATGACGAAGCTATCGAGTTTCTGCATGGGAAAGGCTTTGACCTACCTTGGGGCGAGGATTTCGGTGCGCCGCATGAGACAGCGATTGCCGAGCAGTACGACAAGCCGGTATTCATCACGCATTATCCTGCCGGCATCAAGGCATTCTACATGAAGCCTGATCCTAACCGTCCGGAGGTTGTACTCTGCGCGGATATGATTGCTCCGGAAGGCTACGGAGAGATTATCGGCGGTTCGCAGCGGATTGACGATCCGGAATTGATGGAGGCGCGCTTTCAGGAACACGAGCTGTCGCCGGAAGCTTACCAATGGTACCTGGATCTGCGCAAATACGGCTCAGTACCGCATTCCGGCTTCGGGCTTGGTCTCGAGCGGACGGTTGCCTGGATTTGCGGACTGGATCATGTCCGTGAGACGATTCCGTTCCCGCGGATGCTGTATCGCCTTTATCCGTAA
- a CDS encoding acetate kinase, whose protein sequence is MKVLVINAGSSSLKYQLYDMNDESVLAKGLVERIGMDSSILTHKPTGKEEVTEVSEILEHTTAIRKVLEKLTDKEHGVLNSVEEIQAVGHRVVHGGEFFKGSALVTPEVKSEIRRLFDLAPLHNPPAIMGINAAEKNMPGVPQVVAFDTAFHQTMEEKVYLYPIPKVLYKKHRVRRYGAHGTSHDYVSKAAAAYLERPIEDLKIITCHIGNGASLTAVQGGVSVDTSMGLTPLEGLMMGTRSGDLDPAVVTFVMNKEELSISEVNSMLNKHSGLLAISGSSSDMRDITDGLEAGEPNETLAFEMYEYRLRKYIGSYAAAMNGVDVIVFTAGVGENSAIVREKVCENLTYLGVELDPELNKIRSGDPRRISTPNSKVEVLVVPTNEELVIARDTHHIVNKA, encoded by the coding sequence ATGAAAGTTCTCGTAATCAACGCGGGAAGCTCTTCCCTGAAATATCAATTGTATGACATGAATGATGAGTCGGTATTGGCGAAAGGTCTGGTTGAACGGATTGGCATGGATTCCTCCATTCTGACCCATAAGCCGACAGGCAAAGAGGAAGTTACGGAGGTTAGTGAAATCCTGGAACATACGACAGCAATTCGTAAGGTTCTGGAGAAGCTGACCGATAAAGAGCACGGCGTTCTGAATTCTGTCGAGGAAATTCAGGCCGTAGGGCACCGCGTCGTTCACGGCGGGGAATTCTTTAAGGGCTCGGCGCTTGTTACTCCAGAAGTAAAATCCGAAATCCGCCGTTTGTTCGACCTGGCCCCGCTGCACAATCCGCCAGCGATTATGGGGATTAACGCGGCAGAGAAAAATATGCCAGGAGTTCCTCAGGTGGTGGCTTTCGATACGGCGTTCCACCAAACGATGGAGGAGAAGGTGTATTTATATCCGATCCCGAAAGTACTATATAAGAAACACCGCGTACGCCGCTACGGGGCTCATGGCACGTCGCACGACTATGTAAGCAAGGCGGCCGCAGCTTACCTGGAGCGTCCGATCGAAGACCTTAAGATCATTACCTGCCATATCGGTAACGGTGCCAGCTTGACCGCTGTTCAAGGCGGCGTGTCCGTAGACACCTCGATGGGTCTAACCCCGCTGGAAGGTCTCATGATGGGTACTCGCAGCGGTGACTTGGACCCGGCAGTCGTCACGTTTGTCATGAACAAAGAAGAGCTGTCGATCAGTGAAGTCAACTCCATGCTTAACAAACACAGCGGCTTGCTGGCAATTTCCGGCAGCAGCAGTGATATGCGCGATATTACCGATGGGCTGGAAGCCGGCGAACCAAACGAGACGCTTGCTTTTGAAATGTATGAGTACCGTCTGCGCAAATATATTGGTTCTTATGCAGCGGCAATGAACGGTGTGGATGTTATCGTATTTACGGCGGGTGTAGGCGAGAACTCGGCGATCGTGCGCGAGAAGGTCTGCGAAAACCTGACTTATCTTGGCGTAGAGCTTGATCCAGAGCTGAACAAAATCCGTTCCGGGGATCCGCGGCGCATTTCCACGCCGAATTCCAAAGTAGAGGTTCTTGTTGTTCCTACGAACGAGGAATTGGTCATTGCCCGGGATACCCATCATATTGTTAATAAAGCATAA
- a CDS encoding 3-hydroxyacyl-CoA dehydrogenase NAD-binding domain-containing protein: MNFKRIGVIGGGTMGQGISEMLAAKGLDVLLVEETPEKLDHAYNMIETSLDKQLEKWAITKAEKKLILSKVHKVTHLAELGTCDMVIETISEDLDAKKEVFKQLDHVCPSNIILASNTSTLSLTEIAGSTMYPERVIGMHFIYPVSKINLVEIIRGLKTSDATFEETKHFVEEVVDKRGIMVYESPGFVTSRIICVMINEALHVLGEGVATAEDIDNAMRVGYQFQYGPLEMADRFGLDSVLAALERMFREFGDLKYRPSFVLKKMVRAGNLGVKTGEGFFKYDKDGDRL; the protein is encoded by the coding sequence ATGAACTTCAAAAGAATAGGTGTCATCGGCGGCGGCACGATGGGTCAGGGGATCAGCGAAATGCTGGCAGCCAAAGGACTCGATGTGCTGCTTGTGGAGGAAACGCCTGAGAAATTGGACCACGCTTATAATATGATAGAGACAAGCTTGGATAAGCAGCTGGAGAAATGGGCCATTACGAAGGCCGAGAAGAAGCTGATTTTATCCAAAGTCCATAAAGTAACCCATCTTGCCGAACTCGGTACCTGTGATATGGTTATCGAGACCATTTCGGAGGATTTGGATGCCAAAAAAGAAGTGTTCAAGCAGCTCGATCACGTATGCCCGAGCAATATTATTCTGGCCAGCAACACGTCCACGCTCAGCTTGACGGAGATCGCCGGCTCGACCATGTATCCTGAGCGCGTGATCGGCATGCACTTTATTTATCCTGTTTCCAAGATCAACCTCGTGGAAATTATCCGCGGACTGAAAACCTCGGATGCAACATTTGAAGAAACGAAGCATTTCGTGGAGGAAGTTGTCGACAAACGCGGCATCATGGTATATGAATCACCAGGATTCGTCACTTCCCGCATCATTTGCGTCATGATTAACGAGGCGCTGCACGTGCTGGGCGAAGGCGTTGCTACGGCAGAGGACATTGACAATGCCATGCGCGTTGGTTATCAGTTCCAGTACGGTCCTCTTGAAATGGCTGACCGTTTCGGCTTGGATTCCGTCTTGGCGGCGCTTGAGCGCATGTTCCGCGAATTCGGCGATTTGAAATACCGCCCTTCCTTCGTATTGAAAAAGATGGTCCGCGCCGGTAATTTGGGTGTGAAGACAGGTGAAGGATTTTTCAAATACGACAAGGATGGTGACCGGCTATGA